From Hippea alviniae EP5-r, the proteins below share one genomic window:
- the purM gene encoding phosphoribosylformylglycinamidine cyclo-ligase yields the protein MDYKSAGVDIDKGNRFAKKIKELVEVLPKDGIISSIGGFSSLFELNKFGCDIVLSSATDGVGTKLKVAQMAGIHNTVGIDLVAMNVNDIITSGTMPLFFLDYIAYSELEDNVLVDIVKGIVDGLKESNCALVGGETAQMPSMYEKCEYDLAGFCVGIGKKEELLPKKLEDGMAILGFESSGFHSNGYSLLRKLFFEIGGYKIDSLVLGKSVAEILLKPTRIYVKLFEKIKPFVKACIHITGGGFYDNIPRVLNNKFDAVIEKNSLPKVDIFEFVKELGKIDEHEMYRTFNMGIGFVVIVDEKDIANIENVAGEKFYKIGYITKGKGEVKIV from the coding sequence ATAGATTACAAGTCTGCAGGCGTTGACATAGACAAAGGCAACAGGTTTGCCAAAAAGATAAAAGAGCTGGTTGAAGTTTTGCCAAAAGATGGCATCATCTCTTCGATTGGCGGATTCTCTTCACTGTTTGAGTTAAACAAGTTCGGCTGTGATATTGTGCTTTCGTCTGCCACAGACGGCGTTGGAACAAAACTAAAAGTCGCCCAAATGGCTGGCATCCACAATACTGTCGGCATAGACCTTGTTGCAATGAATGTTAACGATATAATCACAAGCGGCACAATGCCCTTGTTCTTTTTGGATTATATAGCCTACTCTGAATTAGAAGATAATGTGCTTGTTGATATAGTAAAAGGCATTGTTGATGGTTTAAAAGAGTCAAACTGCGCACTGGTTGGTGGTGAAACAGCTCAGATGCCTTCGATGTATGAGAAGTGTGAATACGACCTTGCCGGTTTTTGTGTCGGAATTGGCAAAAAAGAAGAGCTTTTGCCCAAAAAATTGGAAGATGGAATGGCAATTTTAGGTTTTGAATCGAGCGGTTTTCACTCAAACGGATACTCACTTTTGAGAAAACTCTTTTTTGAGATTGGTGGATACAAGATTGACAGTCTCGTTTTGGGCAAAAGCGTTGCTGAGATTCTGCTTAAACCCACGCGTATTTATGTAAAACTCTTTGAAAAGATAAAACCATTCGTCAAGGCTTGCATCCACATAACAGGTGGCGGTTTTTATGACAATATACCGCGTGTTTTGAATAATAAGTTCGATGCAGTAATAGAAAAGAATAGCTTGCCAAAGGTTGATATTTTTGAGTTTGTAAAGGAACTTGGAAAGATAGACGAACATGAGATGTATAGAACATTCAACATGGGCATAGGTTTTGTCGTAATAGTTGACGAAAAAGATATTGCAAATATAGAAAATGTTGCAGGTGAGAAATTTTACAAAATAGGTTATATCACAAAGGGTAAAGGAGAAGTAAAAATTGTATAG
- a CDS encoding AI-2E family transporter yields MTKSHSGLFEYFIFLVFLIGGVYLLFFKLTFITIIVFLSYLIAQISYPFENMLLKFKIPRWITGLLVLSIIMGGMALIFIIAVPALINQIAGIEKQIPDLINGINREIGKLYAYLGSKLAHNKEIYMITNSALESVKGYLVSFAVNSVTGLLKGVSALAVFLLMPIISFFMIIYRDKYKAIVRSIILTVLGEDYLSVFQDIHNVIIGYIVGLLILMIVVSALSVAGLYVVGVDYALLFGVLGGVLYIIPYLGAIISFIPPIIVALVVHHSFLMSVEVLVVLLFIHFISGNIIAPYIYSKQLELDPLAVLLAILFFGKLLGVWGVILSVPLLGIIVVSYEKLVPILIKRRSM; encoded by the coding sequence TCGTCTTTTTATCTTATCTTATAGCTCAGATATCTTATCCGTTTGAAAATATGCTTTTAAAATTCAAGATTCCACGCTGGATTACAGGCCTTTTAGTATTGAGTATAATTATGGGCGGCATGGCTTTAATCTTCATCATAGCCGTGCCAGCCCTTATCAACCAGATAGCAGGCATAGAAAAACAGATACCAGACCTAATAAACGGTATAAACAGAGAGATAGGAAAACTCTATGCCTATTTAGGTTCAAAACTGGCTCACAACAAAGAGATTTACATGATAACAAACAGTGCGCTTGAGTCAGTCAAAGGTTATTTAGTCTCGTTTGCTGTAAACTCCGTCACAGGACTCCTAAAGGGCGTATCTGCGCTTGCTGTATTCCTTCTTATGCCCATTATCTCGTTTTTTATGATTATATACAGGGATAAATACAAAGCCATTGTAAGAAGCATCATCCTAACCGTTCTTGGAGAAGATTATCTCTCCGTCTTTCAGGACATACACAATGTGATAATCGGATACATAGTTGGGTTGCTTATTCTAATGATAGTCGTATCCGCACTAAGCGTTGCGGGATTGTATGTTGTTGGCGTTGATTATGCTCTGCTTTTTGGCGTCTTGGGTGGTGTGCTTTACATTATTCCGTATCTTGGAGCGATAATAAGCTTTATCCCACCAATAATAGTCGCACTCGTTGTTCATCACAGTTTTCTTATGAGCGTTGAAGTGTTGGTTGTTCTTCTGTTTATTCACTTTATCTCTGGCAACATCATAGCACCGTATATATACTCAAAACAGCTTGAACTTGACCCATTAGCTGTATTGCTTGCAATCCTATTTTTTGGTAAGCTCTTAGGCGTGTGGGGTGTGATTTTATCTGTGCCGTTGTTGGGCATTATTGTTGTGAGCTATGAAAAACTCGTGCCAATTCTCATAAAAAGGAGAAGCATGTGA